The nucleotide window TCAAATCAGCAAAGGCTAATATCTCAGGAAAGATCAAACTTAAGTCTGCATCAAACTCTCGAACGACTCCGTCGCGATTGGACATGCACTGATCGAATACGCCCCACAGCGTTGGATCGATGCCCAGTTCACTGAAGGTAAAAGTAAGCTCGGCTGCACCATTGCTATCCAATGGATGGGCTTCTTCACCTGGACCTCCGCAGATTTTCGTGACCTGAGCATAGCCATCGCCCTCGATATACTGGCTAAGATTATCCGCCTTATCGCCGGAACTTTCGATTTGCCCGTCATTTGCAAGCAGATCCAACAACTCCGCAAGCACATCAAGGCCAGTACATACAGAAAGCGAGGAGACGTGGATATCGCAGTTGGGTGTTTGGATAGCTTCACCACAAAGAAAAGCTAGGGCACCAAGACGCTCCTCTATACCGTCTTCAACGGCCTGAGCATTATCAGCTGTCAAAGGAGCATCTGGCATTCGATAAGCGTTAACGACTGCTTTGCGATTCGGTGCTTTAGGTTTATCAAGCCCATCTGTACATGCCGCTAAGCACAACGCTAGTAGCACAGGCAAAATGCACCAACGTATCGTGTGCTTGTGTGCAGAGTTTCGCATGGTTTTGCTGTTATTTTGCTGCTTTGCTTCGTAGTCTATCTGCGATCATAAAAAGCGCATAATACGATGCAAGAGTCCGTATCCGATCGCGCGATCCACTGAAATACTTTGTGTCGCTGTAAACCGTACCATTCCGATCAGCTAAACCGAAACAGACCATGCCGACAGGTTTCTCTTCGCTGCCTCCGCCTGGTCCTGCAATACCCGTTGTGGATACAGCCATATCTGCGCCAGCTACTCGCATTGCGCCTTCGGCCATCGCCCGGGCAACTTGCGTGCTCACAGCACCGTGCTTGCTCAGTAAATCTTCGCTTACCCCTAACACTTGGGCCTTGGCAGCATTGGAATAAGTTACGCCTCCAAACAAAAAGTATTCTGAGCTACCCGCAACGTCAGTGAGCATCGACGCTATCATGCCGCCCGTGCAGGATTCGGCCACAGCCAGCCGCCGTTTCTCTTGACGCAAAAGCTGACCAACATAGGCCGCATAGCTTTCCCCCCGCTCGGAAAACACAAGAGAGCCTAGCTTTGCTTTGACTTTTTCAGCAGCCACCGTGGCTAACTCTTTTGCCTCTGCTGCAGTTTGTGCTTTGGCAAGCAACTTAACTTCGACCACCGGTATATGCGCCCGGTAACCAAAAGTGATCTGCTTTTCACTTTGTTCAAGCTCTTGCAACATCATGGCTAGCTCAGCTTCGGGCCTGCCATAGGTGTTGAAACGAAGCTGATACAAACCGCTATGAATCAATTCAGCCAGACCGGGCCGAAGGTAGCTATCAAACATAGCCTTCATCTCGCGCGGAACCCCAGGCAAGCAACATACT belongs to Myxococcales bacterium and includes:
- a CDS encoding competence/damage-inducible protein A, which produces MPAAVLTIGTEVTRGELLNTNSAWLSEALCEMGFSVVEHVSVEDDPAQIIGAVRRLASYCDLVVCTGGLGPTSDDLSAQAVAEAAGLILELHQPSLERIDARLKSRGRELLEIQKKQAYLPRGCEVLQNDEGTAPGFCVSLASSKVCCLPGVPREMKAMFDSYLRPGLAELIHSGLYQLRFNTYGRPEAELAMMLQELEQSEKQITFGYRAHIPVVEVKLLAKAQTAAEAKELATVAAEKVKAKLGSLVFSERGESYAAYVGQLLRQEKRRLAVAESCTGGMIASMLTDVAGSSEYFLFGGVTYSNAAKAQVLGVSEDLLSKHGAVSTQVARAMAEGAMRVAGADMAVSTTGIAGPGGGSEEKPVGMVCFGLADRNGTVYSDTKYFSGSRDRIRTLASYYALFMIADRLRSKAAK